In a genomic window of Bos mutus isolate GX-2022 chromosome 6, NWIPB_WYAK_1.1, whole genome shotgun sequence:
- the DRD5 gene encoding D(1B) dopamine receptor, translating to MLPPGRNGTSHRARSGQQQLAQGGAVGDSEGATLLGPAQVVTAGLLTLLIVWTLLGNVLVCAAVVRSRHLRAKMTTNVFIVSLAVSDLFVALLVMPWKAVAEVAGYWPFGAFCDIWVAFDIMCSTASILNLCIISVDRYWAISRPFCYERKMTQRVALVMVGLAWTLSILISFIPVQLHWHRDKVGSRGGLDPPSNLANGTPWEEAGESDRSAENCDSSLNRTYAISSSLISFYIPVVIMIVTYTRIYRIAQVQIRRISSLERAAEHAQSCRSREACAPDSGLRASIKKETKVLKTLSVIMGVFVCCWLPFFILNCMVPFCSGHPESFLCVSETTFDVFVWFGWANSSLNPIIYAFNADFRKVFAQLLGCSHLCSRTQVETVNISNELISYNQDTAFHREIAAAYIHRIPNAVTPGDAEVDKEEEEASPFDRMSRISQTSPEGDPAGQSVWELDCEGGISLGKITPFTPNGFH from the coding sequence ATGCTGCCCCCTGGGCGCAACGGCACCTCGCACCGGGCGCGGTCGGGGCAGCAGCAGCTGGCGCAGGGGGGCGCCGTGGGGGACTCGGAGGGGGCGACGCTGCTGGGGCCCGCGCAGGTGGTCACCGCCGGCCTCCTGACCCTGCTCATCGTCTGGACCCTGCTGGGCAACGTGCTGGTGTGCGCAGCCGTCGTGCGCAGCCGCCATCTGCGCGCCAAGATGACCACCAACGTGTTCATCGTATCCCTCGCGGTGTCCGACCTCTTCGTGGCGCTGCTGGTCATGCCCTGGAAGGCGGTGGCCGAGGTGGCGGGTTACTGGCCTTTTGGGGCCTTCTGCGACATCTGGGTGGCCTTCGACATCATGTGTTCCACCGCCTCCATCCTGAACCTATGCATCATCAGCGTGGACCGCTACTGGGCCATTTCCAGGCCCTTCTGCTACGAGCGCAAGATGACCCAGCGTGTGGCCTTGGTCATGGTTGGCCTGGCGTGGACCTTGTCCATCCTCATCTCCTTCATCCCAGTCCAGCTCCATTGGCACAGGGACAAGGTGGGCTCCAGGGGTGGGCTGGACCCTCCATCCAACCTGGCCAACGGGACGCCTTGGGAGGAAGCCGGGGAGTCAGATAGGAGTGCAGAGAACTGCGACTCCAGCCTGAACCGCACTTACGCCATCTCGTCCTCACTCATCAGCTTCTACATCCCGGTGGTCATCATGATCGTGACCTACACGCGTATCTACCGCATCGCCCAGGTGCAGATCCGTAGGATCTCCTCACTGGAGAGGGCTGCGGAGCATGCGCAGAGCTGCCGCAGCCGCGAGGCCTGCGCGCCTGACTCGGGCCTGCGGGCATCCATCAAGAAGGAGACCAAGGTCCTCAAAACTCTATCGGTGATCATGGGGGTCTTTGTGTGCTGCTGGCTGCCCTTCTTCATCCTTAACTGCATGGTCCCCTTCTGCAGCGGACATCCCGAGAGCTTCCTCTGCGTCAGCGAGACCACCTTTGATGTCTTCGTCTGGTTTGGCTGGGCCAACTCCTCGCTCAACCCCATCATCTATGCCTTCAACGCTGACTTCCGCAAGGTATTCGCCCAACTGCTAGGGTGCAGTCACCTGTGCTCCCGCACCCAGGTGGAGACGGTGAACATCAGCAACGAGCTCATCTCCTACAACCAGGACACTGCCTTCCACCGGGAGATCGCAGCTGCCTACATCCATCGGATCCCCAACGCGGTGACCCCGGGGGACGCAGAGGtggacaaggaggaggaggaggcaagcCCTTTTGATCGAATGTCCCGGATCTCTCAGACGTCCCCGGAGGGTGACCCTGCTGGCCAGTCGGTCTGGGAGCTGGACTGTGAGGGGGGAATTTCATTGGGCAAAATCACACCTTTCACCCCAAATGGATTCCATTAA